Proteins from a genomic interval of Poecile atricapillus isolate bPoeAtr1 chromosome 1, bPoeAtr1.hap1, whole genome shotgun sequence:
- the HIKESHI gene encoding protein Hikeshi isoform X2: MLGTIPFPDGMGGSVYFCYPDQSGMAVWQLLGFVTNEKPSAIFKISGLKSGKGSQHPFGAMNLPQTPTVAQIGISVELLENLAQQTPVASAAVSSVDSFTEFTQKMLDNFYNFASSFAVTQAQMTPNPSEAFIPASVVLKWYENFQRRLTQNPLFWKT, encoded by the exons ATGCTGGGAACTATACCATTTCCAGATGGAATGGGAGGATCTGTCTATTTTTGTTATCCAGACCAGAGTGGGATGGcagtgtggcagctgctgggctttGTCACTAATGAGAAGCCAAGTGCCATCTTCAAAATTTCTGGTCTGAAATCTG GGAAGGGAAGTCAACATCCCTTTGGTGCCATGAACCTCCCACAGACTCCAACAGTGGCTCAGATTGGAATCTCAGTGGAACTGCTGGAGAACCTGGCCCAGCAGACTCCTGTTGCAAGTGCTGCTGTGTCATCAGTAGATTCATTCACAGAG ttcactCAGAAGATGTTGGATAACTTCTATAACTTTGCTTCCTCGTTTGCTGTTACTCAGGCACAgatgaccccaaatccttctgaaGCTTTCATTCCTGCAAGTGTAGTTCTGAAATG gTATGAAAACTTCCAGAGACGTCTGACACAGAACCCTCTCTTTTGGAAAACATAA
- the HIKESHI gene encoding protein Hikeshi isoform X1 — MFGCLVAGRLVQAAPQQVAEDKFVFDLPDYENINHVVVFMLGTIPFPDGMGGSVYFCYPDQSGMAVWQLLGFVTNEKPSAIFKISGLKSGKGSQHPFGAMNLPQTPTVAQIGISVELLENLAQQTPVASAAVSSVDSFTEFTQKMLDNFYNFASSFAVTQAQMTPNPSEAFIPASVVLKWYENFQRRLTQNPLFWKT; from the exons ATGTTCGGCTGCCTGGTGGCGGGCAGGCTG GTACAAGCTGCACCTCAACAAGTGGCTGAAGACAAGTTTGTATTTGATTTACCAGACTATGAAAACATCAACCATGTAGTGGTCTTCATGCTGGGAACTATACCATTTCCAGATGGAATGGGAGGATCTGTCTATTTTTGTTATCCAGACCAGAGTGGGATGGcagtgtggcagctgctgggctttGTCACTAATGAGAAGCCAAGTGCCATCTTCAAAATTTCTGGTCTGAAATCTG GGAAGGGAAGTCAACATCCCTTTGGTGCCATGAACCTCCCACAGACTCCAACAGTGGCTCAGATTGGAATCTCAGTGGAACTGCTGGAGAACCTGGCCCAGCAGACTCCTGTTGCAAGTGCTGCTGTGTCATCAGTAGATTCATTCACAGAG ttcactCAGAAGATGTTGGATAACTTCTATAACTTTGCTTCCTCGTTTGCTGTTACTCAGGCACAgatgaccccaaatccttctgaaGCTTTCATTCCTGCAAGTGTAGTTCTGAAATG gTATGAAAACTTCCAGAGACGTCTGACACAGAACCCTCTCTTTTGGAAAACATAA